A stretch of DNA from Bacteroidales bacterium:
TGCAAATAAAAGGAGTGGAAAGATGAGGAGTAACATCGTTTTTACCCCAATTCCTGTCCAGAAACCAAGTGATGCCGTCAACGATGCAACAAAGTAAATTGCAACCCCGGAAAGCAGTAATTTTAAAATTCGTGCAAACTCATAATTTATCGGGTAATACCGCTGCGAATAAATATAAAACATGATGGTCATCATTAGGTTAGCCAACACCGATGCCACTGCAGCGCCCTGGATGCCAAACATAGGGATCATCAATAAATTGATGCCGATATTAAACACTGCCACAATCAAAACAATCACAATGGTGTATTTGGTTTTTTTCACATAATGCAACCCCATCGAAATCACGCTGTTCAGGCCCCTGAAGATCACTGCGAGGCAAAGCATGGGAATTACGTTGTAAGCCAGCAGGTATTCATCGTTGGATGCAGCAAAAACAGCAATCACCTCTTTTGCGTAAAAAATCAGAATCAATGCAAGGCCTGTCATGGCATAGGTGAAATAGGTCGTCACCCGGGCAAAGTAGCGGCGGGCTTCAGGTTGGTCGAAAATTTTGTAGGCCAATGGGGCAAAACCCAGCAGAAAGGACTGAACCATAAAGAGGTGGATGACGCTGGCCACTTTATAACCTACTGAATAGATCCCCACTTGGGAATAATCGAGGAAATATTTGATCAGGTACCGATCGCTCAATGCCAGCGCCATGGTAGCTACCGTAGATAAAACCAGCGGAATGCTGAATAGGCTGAGCTCTTTCAACATGGTCATATTGAAAGAAAACCTCATATTTTTCAGTAAAAACGGGAAAGTGCCCATTGTCACCAGTACGTTGCCAAGTAACTGACTCAGAATGATTCCTTTTACTCCCATTTTTAAAATCACGATAAAATAAATGTTAAGCAGAAGGATAGTCACAAATTTGAGGATAACCAGCGAGATGAACAGCAACGATTTTTCTTTCAGCCTGAAAAGTTCAAATGGGACGCGGTTAATCGCTTCCAGCGCCACCCAAAGCCATAAAATCAGGAAATAATCGGAAAAATTACCATGGTCAAAAAAGAGGTTGGAAAACCAGGAATTGAAAGGATAAAAAGCGACGTTGACGATCACAGCGAGCGTCAGTGTAGCGGCAAAAGTCGTAAATACGATCATTTTGCGCCGGTCTTCATTTTGCTCTGCGGCAAACCAACGCATCATTCCGGCAGTAAGACCGAGGCTCACGATGGTAGTAAAAAACTGGCTGGTTACCTCCAGAATTGAAAAGATACCGTATTCAGCCGTGGTCAGGTGAGTGGTGTATAAAGGCAATAAAATAAGCCCGATGATCTTTGTGCTAAGATTGCCAAGGCTATAGATGGCCGTGTGCTTCACGGTATTTCTCAGGTGATCAAGCATCGTTGAATTGCTTTTGGGCTGTTTTGATGCTTACATTCAACTCAAAACCAATCAGCAGAATGATGGAATTGAAATAAACCCATAACAGAAACACCAACAATGTCCCGATCGAACCATAGAGTGCGTTGTAGCGGTTAAAATTCTCGATGTAAAAGTTAAAAGCATAAGTTGTAAGCAACATCAGGGCTGAGGTAAAAATGGCGCCGGTGGAGAAAAACTTGTATTCCTTCTTTTTGGCCGGGGCATAATAATAAAGGAAAGAAATGGAAAACAGGAAAAGGGAGATAATCAACAACCACCTTGCAATCTGGATGAGGATGATAGTAAAATTGTTGGTTAAAAATCCCTGGATGACAAAAAAGCTAAGAACCCTTCCTCCAATCACAAATAGTGAAATAGCCAGTATCACAAGTACCGAGAGTAAAATCACCAGGAAAAGGCTCACCAGTCGTTGTTGGATGAACGACCTGGTTTCCGTAACATGGATGGAGGAATTGAACCCTTCGATGATGGAGTTGATGCCGTTGGTGGAGAAATAAAGCGCAAGGATGAAACCCAGTGAAAGCAGGTCGCTGCGGGGCTGTGTAATGATGTCTTCAAGTGTGGATGAAACATATATCCAGAGCGAGGAGGGAATGACATCTTCGAGGAAACGAAGCAATTCTTCCTGAAAACCGGTGATCGGGACAAATGGAATAATGGTGAAAAAAAACAACACAGTAGGAAAAAGTGCCAGGAAAAAATCGAAAGAAATGGAGGATGCCCGCAATGTCAACCTGCCCTCAAAAAGTCCCTTGAAGAAGAAAATGAGCACATTTAAGAGCGGAAGTCCTTTGTTTCCCGGTAAAACAATCTTTTTCAGCGACTTAATAATGAATGCCAGCCCATCGCGCAGCGACTGAATGTTCTTTTTTCCAAGCAGGGCAAGATATTTATTATTCGGATCAAGCAAAGTAAAGAAGTTTAATGGTTAAAAATCAGCTTTTAAACTCATGTCCAGACTCTTTATCTGGTGCGTCAATGCACCGGAGGAGATAAAATCAACGCCGGTTTCGGCATATTGCCGGATGTTGTCGATGGTAATTTTACCGGAAGCCTCTGTTTCATAACGACCTGCAATCCTATCAACGGCTTCTTTCAGGTCGGCAAGGTTGAAATTATCGAGCATAATCCTGTCAACACCCCCGGTCTCGAGTACCTGCCCGAGTTCATCAAAATTTCTGACCTCAATTTCAATTTTCAGATGTATTGATTTCTCCCTGAAATAATGATGAACGGCATCAATTGCCGCCTTGATGCCACCCGAAAAATCGACATGATTGTCCTTGATCATGATCATATCGTAAAGTCCCATCCTATGGTTGTATCCGCCGCCGGTTCTTACTGCCATTTTCTCCAGTTCACGAAGGTTAGGTGTGGTTTTTCTTGTGTCGAGCAGCCGTGTATTCAGACCTGCCAGTTGGTTGACCATCAAACGGGTGGATGTGGCAATACCGCTGAGCCGTTGCATAAAATTCAGGGCAAGCCGCTCACCAGAGAGTATAGAAATCACTTTACCGGAAACAGAAAAAGCGACATCTCCGTTTTGTACCGACTTTCCATCTTCCATGAAAGAATTAAATTGCAGATCGGGGTCAATGGCTTTGAAAACTTTTTCAGCAATACCAATCCCACAGATCACGCCCTCTTGCTTAACAAGAAGATTGGCTGTACCGGAGGCTGAGATGGGAATTGTTGCCAGGGAGGTGTGATCTCCGGCGCCAATATCTTCCGCCAAAGCATGCTTTATGATTTCATCAATTGTCATCTGAAAAATTTATTTGCAAAAGTAGACAAACCAAACAACACAATCCATATTAGCATCCTGATTGCCGGCAAATTTGCGAAGTAAGACATTACCAGGTAATAACCATTCTTTCACTATCGTTCGGAAAGATAATTGTAGGGCAGGTGATAGTAGACGGATCCCCGTCCGGCGGCTGTTCCGATGCTTTCCGGAAATTCATTGTCATGGGGTAAATTTTTCGTGGCTTTCCATCAAATTTCACAATATCACCCAGGTTGTCAAAGCCATGAAAAACTAACCGGATGTTGTTGAATTTACTTTGATAACTACCTTCGGTTTTTTTGAATTCGACTTCATTGATTCCAGGTTTGTAGATCATTTGCCGTAGGTGATAATTTCCGCTTTCGAAAGCATAGGTTACACCGTCATCTTCATAATATTCCCATGCAAGATCAGTTGTTTGATTGCTTTTGTACAAGTGGATAATGAGTGTATCAGAGGGTTGCTCGCTGGTATGTTGCACCGGCGATTGCATGGGAATCATGCTTCCGGCCGCAACAAAAACCGGCAGTTTGTCAAGCGGACAATCGGTGAAAATTTCCTGTTTTCCGTCAAATTTCTGATCAGTGTAGAAATCATACCATTCGCCCTCCGGAAGATAGGCTTTGGTGATTTCTTTTGTGCTTTCGACAGGGATAACCAACAGGGAAGGGCCAAAAAGGAACTGGTGTTCGTAGGCAGTTGAATAAATCTTTTCATCGGAAGCATAATTGATGGCTAAACTCCGGTTCATGGGCATTCCGTTGAGGGTTGATTCGCGCATTGAGGTATAAACATAGGGCAACAGGTTGTACCGGAGTTGGATGTAGTTACGGGCAACGTTCTCGGTAAACTCGCCAAACACCCATGGTTCCTGACTTATCGAGTTGTAAGTTGTGTGTCCTCTGAAAAATGGAGTGAATGCGCCGATTTGTATCCAGCGTGCGAACAGGTCAGGCGTGCAGTTCCCACCAAATCCTCCTACGTCTGAACCTGTGAACGAAAGTCCGGACAAGCCCAGGCTGCTAACGAGCTTAACACCCACCATCATGTGATGGTCGGTGGCCTGGTTATCGCCGGTCCAGAGGATCGTGTAACGTTGCATCCCTGCAAAACCGGCACGGGTAATGTTCATCGGCCGGCGCCCGTTGAGCAGCTTTTTCGTACCTTCAAAGGTAGCTCGCGCCATCTGCATTCCATACATATTCTTGGCCTGGCGGTAGGTGGTTTTGTTCCCGTTCCAGTCGAATTCGATCAGATTGGGAACCTGTTGACCCCAGGTGGCAATCTCATTCATATCGTTCCAAAATCCTTCAATACCATCCTCAACATAGCCTTTAAACTTTTCGCCCCACCATTTTCTTCCTTTCTCGCTGGTGTAGTCGGGAAAATGACACCAACCCGGCCACACTTGTGCCGTCCAGTCAGTTCCGTCGGGGTATTTCACAAACAGATTTTGCGCCACACCTTCATCATAAGCCTTGTATCCCTTTTCCACTTTAATCCCCGGATCAACAATCACCGCAGTTCTGAAATTTATCGCTTTCAAATCGTTCAACAACTTTGCCGGTTGAGGAAATTCTACCGGGTTCCATGTAAAAATCTTGTAATTGTCCATGTAATGAATGTCAAGGTAAATGACATCGGCAGGGATTTTCTTCTCACGGAAAGTTTGAGCAATGCGCAACACCTCCGTATCAGGGGTGTAGCTCCACCGGCATTGCTGGTAGCCCAACGACCAGAGCGGCGGCATCTCCATACGGCCGGTCAGCCAGGTATAGGATTTCAGGATGTCGGCTATATTTTTATGATAAATGAAATAGTAGTCCATTTCGCCGTCATCAGCCGAAAAATAGGAAAAGCGGTTGTTTGATGCGCCAAAGTTGAAGATAGTTTTGTGGGTATTGTCAAGGTAAATTCCATAATTTAACCCGTTGTGAACTCCAATATAAAAAGGGATTGAAGCGTAGAGCGGGTCTGAGTTTCCGTCATAATGCGGGTTGTCGGTGTTCCAATGCTCGTAAGCTTCTCCCCGGCGATTGAGACTGCCGGTTTTTTCGCCAAGCCCGATGAATTTTTCACCCTCCTGCATCACTTTATAGGTCGTCACTTCCGTGCCAATCCATGAAGTGCCGAACTTTGGATCATCCTCACTGATTACCCTTCCATCTTTGGTTTTAAAAGTGAACCTCACCGGTTTTTTGGTCATGTGCAGCTCCAGAGAATCAGTGGTAATAAAGAATCCGTTGTTGTCCTCGCCATAGTCAAAGTTACCCCGGATCGGAGATCCAACCACCGAAAAAGAAAAATCCGGAATGAACGTTTTGGCAATTCGGATTCGAATTATATTTTGAGAAAAAATGGTAACAATGGCCGAACCATTGGTGGTTTTGATCGTAAATGTTTGGTTAGCCGGGTTTCGCTCCAATTTCGTGAAATCGCCGAGGCTGTTGTTTAAGTTGTTTTGTGTCATTGCTGAAATGCTGAAAAAGGAAAGGAAAAAAGCTAAAACTCTTGTTTTCATGGATAATAAAATATGTTGAAGAATTCGATTTGCCTGCAAATGTACCGGTTTTCTGCAAAGTCTCATGCAATTTTTTGCACAAAGAGCAGTGTTGAATTGACATTACGACCCCCTGAATAAATAAGAGAAAGGCTACGCTAACTTTAGCAAAATGATCACTTCGTCCGATCTTTTACTCTGAATTCAACAATGGGGTGGAAACAACAAAGGGTTTGTTAAACAGCCTGATATTTTACCCAAATATTTTAAACACGAAAACACCCTGTATTTGGTTTTCAACGACTTCTTTTTATTCTTCTTCCATAAACGGATAGCGATAGTCAGTCGGGGCGTCGAACGTCTCTTTAATTGATCTTGGAGAAACCCAGCGTAAAAGATTGAGGTAGGAACCTGATTTATCATTGGTACCTGAGGCTCTTGCTCCACCGAATGGCTGCTGCCCAACGACCGCCCCGGTGGGCTTGTCGTTGATGTAGAAGTTTCCGGCAGCATTTTCCAGCATCTTTG
This window harbors:
- the nadC gene encoding carboxylating nicotinate-nucleotide diphosphorylase gives rise to the protein MTIDEIIKHALAEDIGAGDHTSLATIPISASGTANLLVKQEGVICGIGIAEKVFKAIDPDLQFNSFMEDGKSVQNGDVAFSVSGKVISILSGERLALNFMQRLSGIATSTRLMVNQLAGLNTRLLDTRKTTPNLRELEKMAVRTGGGYNHRMGLYDMIMIKDNHVDFSGGIKAAIDAVHHYFREKSIHLKIEIEVRNFDELGQVLETGGVDRIMLDNFNLADLKEAVDRIAGRYETEASGKITIDNIRQYAETGVDFISSGALTHQIKSLDMSLKADF
- a CDS encoding glycoside hydrolase family 31 protein, yielding MKTRVLAFFLSFFSISAMTQNNLNNSLGDFTKLERNPANQTFTIKTTNGSAIVTIFSQNIIRIRIAKTFIPDFSFSVVGSPIRGNFDYGEDNNGFFITTDSLELHMTKKPVRFTFKTKDGRVISEDDPKFGTSWIGTEVTTYKVMQEGEKFIGLGEKTGSLNRRGEAYEHWNTDNPHYDGNSDPLYASIPFYIGVHNGLNYGIYLDNTHKTIFNFGASNNRFSYFSADDGEMDYYFIYHKNIADILKSYTWLTGRMEMPPLWSLGYQQCRWSYTPDTEVLRIAQTFREKKIPADVIYLDIHYMDNYKIFTWNPVEFPQPAKLLNDLKAINFRTAVIVDPGIKVEKGYKAYDEGVAQNLFVKYPDGTDWTAQVWPGWCHFPDYTSEKGRKWWGEKFKGYVEDGIEGFWNDMNEIATWGQQVPNLIEFDWNGNKTTYRQAKNMYGMQMARATFEGTKKLLNGRRPMNITRAGFAGMQRYTILWTGDNQATDHHMMVGVKLVSSLGLSGLSFTGSDVGGFGGNCTPDLFARWIQIGAFTPFFRGHTTYNSISQEPWVFGEFTENVARNYIQLRYNLLPYVYTSMRESTLNGMPMNRSLAINYASDEKIYSTAYEHQFLFGPSLLVIPVESTKEITKAYLPEGEWYDFYTDQKFDGKQEIFTDCPLDKLPVFVAAGSMIPMQSPVQHTSEQPSDTLIIHLYKSNQTTDLAWEYYEDDGVTYAFESGNYHLRQMIYKPGINEVEFKKTEGSYQSKFNNIRLVFHGFDNLGDIVKFDGKPRKIYPMTMNFRKASEQPPDGDPSTITCPTIIFPNDSERMVITW
- a CDS encoding YihY/virulence factor BrkB family protein; the encoded protein is MLDPNNKYLALLGKKNIQSLRDGLAFIIKSLKKIVLPGNKGLPLLNVLIFFFKGLFEGRLTLRASSISFDFFLALFPTVLFFFTIIPFVPITGFQEELLRFLEDVIPSSLWIYVSSTLEDIITQPRSDLLSLGFILALYFSTNGINSIIEGFNSSIHVTETRSFIQQRLVSLFLVILLSVLVILAISLFVIGGRVLSFFVIQGFLTNNFTIILIQIARWLLIISLFLFSISFLYYYAPAKKKEYKFFSTGAIFTSALMLLTTYAFNFYIENFNRYNALYGSIGTLLVFLLWVYFNSIILLIGFELNVSIKTAQKQFNDA
- a CDS encoding oligosaccharide flippase family protein, with the translated sequence MLDHLRNTVKHTAIYSLGNLSTKIIGLILLPLYTTHLTTAEYGIFSILEVTSQFFTTIVSLGLTAGMMRWFAAEQNEDRRKMIVFTTFAATLTLAVIVNVAFYPFNSWFSNLFFDHGNFSDYFLILWLWVALEAINRVPFELFRLKEKSLLFISLVILKFVTILLLNIYFIVILKMGVKGIILSQLLGNVLVTMGTFPFLLKNMRFSFNMTMLKELSLFSIPLVLSTVATMALALSDRYLIKYFLDYSQVGIYSVGYKVASVIHLFMVQSFLLGFAPLAYKIFDQPEARRYFARVTTYFTYAMTGLALILIFYAKEVIAVFAASNDEYLLAYNVIPMLCLAVIFRGLNSVISMGLHYVKKTKYTIVIVLIVAVFNIGINLLMIPMFGIQGAAVASVLANLMMTIMFYIYSQRYYPINYEFARILKLLLSGVAIYFVASLTASLGFWTGIGVKTMLLLIFPLLLFAIKFYEPVELNSLRGAWLKWRNPARWADHLKHFGTVNPLNTEDKNE